ttactgccaaacaaacagacccttagttttaatatgtaaatgtaAAGTTGAATGTTTTATGGTTCAGTCTGCTTTAGCTAAACTTGTGAAAAGCGACAAAGTTGATTAATGAATTGCGCTCTTTTCCGTGAAAAGATAGATATGTTGGGGTTGGGCCCTGGAAGATGATGCCCAAAATCTAGTAATCTTTCAGGTTAGATAAATGGCTAAACCCAGTTTTGAAAAATTGTATTTGGATATTATCACAATATAAACTTGGTACAAGTACTATAAAGACccttataataaaaattagattgcattttattttttattcaaaaaggaGTAAGTAGTTTTTGTACGTAAAAGgtttaatttacctatttttaaatagaaaggaCAAAATATAATCTGACTAATAGTATAAGGACCttcatgataaaaaaatttcgtaGTAGTATTAAAGAGTTTTAAGAGAAAAAGGGTTCTATAAGTATCAATCTAGAGGGTATAAAAAAGCTTTCCACATAAAAAAAATGGCCTGAGTTTGTTTTAGAACCTCTATTAACGCTATTGaagttctatttttttctcatatAGCAACTATATGATAGAGCAACTTTAAAGCTCCAAAAGTAGGATATCTTGTTTGCCCAATATGATGAGGTTGAGTGGGCTAAAACTGGTGAGCCTAGATTATTGGTGGTGGGGATCCAAAGCTTGGTTAGTGGGGGCAATGGGGTATCCCTTCTTTCCAACAAGGGACCTTCCCAAATTTGCTTTTCACTCACCCAATGTGTCTTTCTTTGAATACCATTTTGATTCATATTGTTTATCCATGAAATGACCTCTCACCAAAACTCCCCCCACTCCTCCTATCCAATTATAAACCCAAAAACATTTCCTCGTATATGAAATCACCAAtacatatattttgaaattttaatataacttttttttactgattttttaaatatttaagttataaattaagTCTTAGTTGAACCTCAATGGCCCAAACCCCTTTTTAATAGATTCTCCTCTTTTCGTACAGAAACATATTCAATGTCggttgatttaaaatttgtgtAATCACAATATTAATAACATCTTCACCTTAATAAGATATTGATTGAACTGATAagattaaagaattttatatcTCTTTGAGTATTGTCATACGTGGattgttttctaaatttatggTGGGTTTAAGTTCTATAATATATGggttttatctaaatttattttaatttaatattctaaTTTTCAGTTTGGTTCTAGCTTTGtactaatttgatttttaattaagtgtgaactcaaaattttttagtGAGAGACgaaatttaattgtaatttttgagagattaaaatataagtttatcatgtattgatttataatttcacattttgaagGGAGTAAtcgatttattttcattttaagagataaaagtatattaatttataaagaaaatattcattttctaaGTCCAAGCATTCAAggataagtaattaaaaaaggttgggattttatttttggtggaaTAAAATTGGGAATTGGATGATTATAAAGcagaaaacatataaattggGAGGGTTGATGGCCTACCTTCCATATATGTCCAAGTGTTAATTTGGAAATCTTTGCTTGTTTTGCATTTCAAGCTCAATATTATGATTGGAACGGAAAAAAAAAGGCTCTTTATTTGGTTTATAATTTTCTTAGTCCTCCAAATTAATCATCTCTCTGGCATGCGTCAGTTTCTTAATATGTTAATGTAATAATGTTTAACAActccaaaaaaaaacattattcaCAAGAAAATGGTTTTTAGGTAAGATAATGATAATTAGATATGATATaatcagttttcaaaattaatgtaCTATGAATTATTAACATTTTGGCCAAGATATATAATGTGGATTATTTAGAAAAGCAACTGCAAAgcttggattaaattaaaagaaagaaaaactttggttaattataaacattaggtagttatataatttgaatatgaCGCGTAAAAATTGTATTagaattttgtaactttaaaaaaataccaacatataaatataatataaagtttaTATACAAACtttgaactaaaaataaatataataattatttaaaaagaaattaacatTGCCACATTGGTTTAAGGCATGTCAAATAAACCAAAAGTATGGGTGCATAAATCGATGAATTGTAATATAacttttactattaaatataattaaataataattaatttaattaaatgctaaaatcTTAAACTTGACCTTCAAGACTTTAAacttaagattttaaatataagaattattagtatttatttatagtagttataattaatgtttcattatgtttaagtaaaattaataatatttatttacaagtttgtcatattttttgtttaatttaattatgacatggcatattaatatttacagatGGTAAATGAAACTTAGACACCAATTATACATTGAATATTATTCCTAAAAGTAGTATATTAGTATGGTtatatagataatttatttattttaataaaataaaatttcaatcatgTAACTATTCAAACCTCAATACTCAATAacttaatatcaaaatcaatgtcTTGTTTAGGGGCGGAGACAAGGCAGCAGCCGATCctcttaaaatgattttttaaattttttcataatttataatattttaaattaataatggtaaaattgcactttgttcttttaaataataaaatttgatttaatttttctaaattataaagatataaagtattaaaaggatgaaattgtatttttacaattttggactctccaaaaagaaaatgttttggATTTGCCCATggtattattaataaaattatttacattttcttaatctatatatgtatatatataaagtatttcTCGTACCGTGGCATTAGTAAAACCATCTTGGAAGAGATGGAGGCAATTGccaccccccaaaaaaaaggTGGTTAAAAAGAAAGTTCTTTTTGTAGACATTACTGCGACGATGCTTATGATGATGCCTACAATCTCCGACACCCACAATCCTGTCTCTCtgtctttccttctttcttgaCTAACTCAATTATCTTTTCTTCATTTGCTTTATTCCCACATGGCCAGTCTCTCCTCCTCCTTCATCTCTTTGTTCCTTAATCTCATGCAAGAATGACTACTTTCATTTGTTTAACGTGGTGACTAACTGAAGCAATCTCTCTTCCTAACTTGTTCTCCATGGCTGACAACAACTGTGACTGTTGGACTTTCTTGAAACGTGGCGTTTGCAACTCCTCTTCTTCTACCACTCACTCTGCTAACACAATTCCCCGCACTAGTCTGGTTTATGATGCTGgtattttctgaattttgttccttttttctttaaagtttcaatATTTTGAAAGAAGACTGATTCTCAATCATTGTATGCAGCTACTGAGACAAGATGTCTAAATGCTAGTAATAGAGAGTTGTTCCCTCCAAATGAAGCTCGTCTTTCATCTGATAATCTCGATCCACCAACATCCACAAAAACCAAATCACCACGACAGCTTCTTCAATTTACTTTTCAAGAGCTAAAATCTGCAACAGGGAACTTTAGACCTGACAGCATACTTGGTGAAGGTGGTTTTGGGTATGTCTTCAAAGGGTGGATAGAGGAAAATGGAACAGCACCGGCCAAACCAGGTTCAGGGATCACTGTTGCTGTCAAGAGTTTGAAACTGGATGGTCTTCAAGGCCACAGAGAATGGGTGGTAATTAgtagaaaaaacaaaacaaaataacatatgTGCTTTCATGGGTTAGTCAATGAAACTTGGGTTGATTCATTGCAGGTTGAGGTTGCCTTCCTTGGACAACTTCATCATCCTAACCTTGTTAAACTCATTGGTTACTGCATTGAAGAGGATCACCGGTTGCTTGTCTATGAATTTATGACCCGAGGAAGTCTTGAAAACCATCTGTTTAGAAGTGAGTCTCAGATCCTTTTAGAATTGACCCTTATATGAAACAAATGCTGATATTGCCTAATTTTGCAAAGGGACAATACCTCTTCCCTGGTCAAATAGGATTAAGATCACACTTGGCGCAGCAAAAGGATTGGCTTTTCTTCATGGCGGTCCAGAACCAGTCATTTATAGAGATTTTAAAACATCCAACATTTTACTTGATTcggtatgtatgtatgcatgcatgtatgaATGATTGTATTTCTTATTGACATTAGCTTTGGTGATTTATATCATTGATATCTAAATTATATTGCAGGAATATAATGCAAAGCTTTCAGATTTTGGTCTAGCAAAAGCTGGTCCTCAAGGAGACAAAACACATGTTTCTACTAGAGTTGTCGGAACCTATGGCTATGCTGCACCAGAGTATGTTATGACAGGTATTATAATTCTCAGACATGATCTTAACTAATTCAAAGATGGAAATTTGATTCAACATTGGatacatacattttttttttctcaggaCACTTGACATCTAAAAGTGACGTTTACAGCTTCGGTGTTGTCTTACTCGAGATTTTGACCGGCCGAAGATCGATGGACAAGAAGCGTCCTAGTGGCGAGCAGAATCTAGTTACATGGGCTCGGCCGTATTTAGCTGACAAGAGAAAACTTTACCAACTGGTGGATCCCCGGTTAGAGCTAAATTATTCTCTTAAAGGGGTACTTAAAGTTTCTCAATTAGCTTACAGTTGCCTCCATAGGGACCCTAAAGCCCGTCCTACAATGGATGAAGTAGTGAAAGTCCTCTCTCAATTGCAAGACCTTAATGATCTCGCCATATTATCGCATCATTCTCGTCTATCTCAACAAGGGAGACGTAAAAAGAAACCAGAGGGATCCAAAAGCACCAAAGATTCCCCTTTGAATATTGGCAAACATAGGAAAGATGAAATCAAACTTCAATTATGTAAGTAGTGGCTCCAACACTGGTAATTGATTTGCACAACATGAATGTCAATTTACTTTTGAGTTCTgggatttgttttttttaatgttcctCCATTAATACTATGCTTTAGAGCTCGATTGGATACATATgtaattatatcattttcaaCTTGTGAGGCGTTTTAGTGTACAATATATTACATGTTGATGTCCCCTTCATACATTCCATTTAGTCCATGATAAGACAGTGGGTTATTTGCAGCAAATGAAATCTATATTTTCCATCAGCTGTACTCTTTCAAACTAGAATCTGATCCCTGTCTATACTTTTTATTCTGAAAATCACTTCCAAAAGGAGAGCActgtagaggtgctcatgggccggccCAGAAAAAATTCAGCTCGCGTCCTAGGTCCGGGCccggctcgaaatatgggcctaaaattttgtccaggtcCAGCCCAGGAAAAAATTCTTAAGTCCGAGCCTaacccggcccatttttttaataaacactaaaaaagTGGTACTTGAGgctcggcccattttttaaacgggcctcattttttttctaaatctatatttcgagcctatatttttacccgaacccttcCATATTTCAGACGAGTCattgggccgggccgggccacccgacccatgagcacctctagagAGCAGTTCAATAATGTAAGGTACGTATTTTGTATAGCATTCAATTTGCAATCTAAGCTTTACTTCAGGGgcaccataattttttttaggggtgttaaattgaattataaaatttttaaaagatttgtatgtaattttatcatatattaatttatgaattcattatttttgaagagattaaatataattttttatatttaaaggggtcaaaatataattttatcataaattaatttacaattttattattttcagagagattaaaataaaaaaagattcagTTTTAGGGGCCAGCCCCAGCCAGCGACTAGCTTCACTTCTGCTTTACTTGATTCTATAAATCATTTCCTTAAGAGActacagtaaaaaaaaaagaaaaagaaaaaagagagagcaaATTCTTTACAAATAAAAGTGGTTTAATTATGTTTGCATTTCCTCGTTTATACTTACTTTTTTTTGAGGTGTGtcttaaagaaaaagaaaccattATAATTGGCTTTAACAATAGTAGCTCTAGAGAATATCATGCTGACTATCAATGGTGATTGATAGATTTTAACATTAggagttaattttaaaaacttcaaaaaaaaattttaaaccaagaCTATGGCTCGTATAAAAATCTTCGATGAATGGTAATGAGATCGAAAATTAAAGATTTGAGACCATCaacttatttgaattattttcgataaaaatataatttagatcTAAGTCTTGatttaaatacattattaaaaaaGACATAAAGAATAACTCATAtcatttaaatgtttattaaaaattttaaatgcagTTCCAAATAAGTATTAACGAATTTGGATTTCGTGAGATTTTAAAGAGAGAGAAGtgtaaattaagtaatttgtatcgataaaataataaatttctcaTTTATGGTCTCTCATTTTGCAATCatacaaaagaaattaaattaaattagtgtttaatatattatattatcattGGATAAGTTGATCTCATATCGGTGAATTGAGTTCTAAAATTCATCAtcatatttcatcatttgaCTTATTAAAACATATGGATAAAATCAACAAATGTTAAAGTATATTacatttttaaggaaaaactcaaattcaaacCTTAGATACAATATTATTAAGAGAAGTAATCTCAACTCCTGAACATAAAGAAATTCCATAAAATGCGCAAAAAGTACAGATCTTTCCAAGATGGAAAGATGGTAGTTGATGAAAGAGTGGGTTGTTTGAGGAGAAACTGCTaggttttcttgttttttcaaaaaactaGGATGTGATCGActtttaaggtttttttcttttaaattttttttttacttcttttagGAATGGACGATTTAAATCCCGTAGGAAATAAATAGGATATAGCTCTAATATTAATTAGGATTTGTTCCATCAGATTGATGAGTATCCAGGGTCAGGCGTTGATGAGCACATTAAACTATCTATGTGGCTGAGAGCCCTCACATGGTACCCATGCagagaatatttaaatttaaactttaatggTAGCCGtttcttattaaaaaaaaagcatatgaAGTTGGtcataaaaaatttgatgatttttaaatttaagattatattattttttaattaaaaaaaggaaaatttatattatattattaaaataatgaattggACCGGATTTAGGTAATGGAGCAGATCACACAACAGTTGGTGTACAGATCTAGTATACTGGGCAAACTGATGGCATGGCCTAGCCTCATATTTATTAACTTGTAATTTATGaagtgttttaaaaataaaaggtgaaTAGTTTTGTCGAAAATAAATTGTATCATTTTCAAGCTCACTTCACTCCGGTATTGATTTAATACAGTAGGAATTAGGCAAATCaaccccataaaattttaaacacaatgACCATATATTTGCTTAATTAAACACAATGGTTGTAGCACACtatgattttcattttaatttgatattcatACTTCATTAAAACtgttaatttaatagttaaatggTATGAAAAATCttatatgatataatttaaaatgtaacttttaaaaataaaactaaaaataaagtaaaatcgAAAAAGGAGAACGGAcgataaaaattttgtaaaaacttcaaaatctcaaaactaaGATCTATACATCCATTTCTCTTTAAACTATGATACATAAGATTTGACTTattatttaatggttaaattaatggTTTTAGTAACGAGAGGACCTTATTGACATAAATTCAATAGTTTAAgaatgtaattaaaatgttcTTAAATTtagagactaatttaaaataaaagttatagttTAGAGATGTTGATGCAAATAAATTAGGAGCATTTTCCTTTCTTGAAGTgataatttagaatttatttcaaaatccaTAACTCACATATTATGTGATAAAAATCAATCTTTGGTAAatcatagaaaatatataacatttaattttttgtttaatacaaaattttcaaaaagaaatgctgaataaaataataaatatttaaaatgaattgcCACTTTGCTATCAATGAAGAAGACAGGTACTagcaaaatgtcattttatgacGAAGCCACTGAAACAATTTACCCATATTGAAAGTAATCACTATTTTACTGGATAATGAAACAGTGAAATTATACATTTAATGGGCTCAAACTCGTAATTACGGCAAATGGTCTATTGGATAATGAAACAGTAGACAGCTAATAAATGGACAATATTGGAGGTGTTAAAAAAAGCCAAGGACCAGATCTTCATCCATTTGATTGCTATTATATCACCAAAAGATTGAGCAATACCTGTATCTAAAATACATACAATAAGAATATGGGTGCAACATGTTCAAAGGAAATCAACAAAACTTGTTTGCAGCGGTTTACACCATAGTCGGATGATCATCCTTGCAAAATAGCCACAAAACAAAACAACTACCTACCTGCTGTGTCTCATCAGTTCGACAATAAACTGGAAAAATACCATGCAAAAAAGATACTGTATCCAggatatacatacatacatatatatgaacaGTAACTAAAAAGGAACAACAGGAAGAAGAGCTTGGAAGCAAAATAGAAGGGATGTGGAAAGTGATATTGGCGCGGCTCAATCTGAGATCGTATTTTACGACTGAATCAATTCGTAAATCCGTCTTCGGATTGAACCTCACCAACATcgctttcttttattttgcttcTCAAGCATTGAGCATGATCAAATgcatgaaaaaaagaagaagacgaTATTAATGATCATCCCTCACGAATATTGCAACGAGAGAAACACACTTCGATCGGTGTTTAAAGAGTTTGTACCACCTTTGAAGCTTTTATACACTTTGCATGGTTGCCATTCCCCTTACCAACCAgccaacaacaacaacaacaagaagACGAAGAAAAAGAGGGTACTTGAATAAAGAAGTTTTAGATATGGCCCCCATGACAGtaaaatttgatcttttttttttccaatgtCCCTGGTAGGGCAAAAAAGATGCCTAGCTTCATGGAGTAGAAGGTGGAGATCATGGCGGTTTTGCTGGTGGTTGGGAGAATGATAATGACAAAGTGGGATCTCTATGTCATGATTTTTATTCCTTCCTTAATTGTGTCAAAATCAAGGCAAAATTTTGATGCTTAAACTATTAATCTGTCTAATCACtgaatttaattatgaaatgggCTAAAAGcaaattacagaaaaaaaaaatctaaaaatcaattattattcAACAACAAGACAAATACAGTAAAAATATGATGTTTCTTGGTGCACTAAGACATAAACATGTTGCTACATTTATGAGgaaaaaaaacattaacaaaAGACAAATGGAGGAGACATTCTTCTGTTTAATTCAAAAAGTACTCACCTTaatgtaaacctcaaagttttcAGCAAAAGTATTTGATGATCATCACTGTTGATTATGGAGTACCACTCAAATCAATCAAAAAACAAGGCTGAATTAGGGTTCAAACGgaggaaaaacaaaaaggaaaagaaaaagaaaggtgaTGAGATTGTcaataacaaaagaaacaacCATTATAACTTTATTTGATGCACGAGAGAAGAAGAACTAAGAGAGTGATTACAGGTGGAGATTTAAATAGAAATTGCTATTTCGTTAACATTTTCGATATTTATTGCAATTGATTGTcgttaatttaaaaatgtgatTACGGAATATGGGATGTGAGGACCGAGGGGGAAGAAGGTGAGGGAAATGATGAACTTACTTTTTAGGGTTTGCCATGCTTAATTTGTActcaataaaaatcaaattcctTCTCTTGCGCATGCACCTGGAAACAGTCTCCTCAAAAAGGGAAATAAAGAACCCTACCCAAAAAAACTCTTTTCCACCTTTCTATCTGATGTTAATCAAGTGAATAAGATAGTTGGCTTATATGTACGTATCCGTATATATCAATATCAATGACTTTTTACAAGATTCATCTCTGAGTTCAACTTGTACCAAATCTTTATTCAGCTGATATTATTGAAGTTTTGAACTCAGTGTAGATACGTGACTATAATATACCCCTATACGTATACATGTATGTATGCATAGTATTAGTTAGATTCATACAAACCGGCGCGTAGCAATTAGCAAAAAAAAGGGGCAAAGATTTGGTTGGGTTGTAAGAAGCCAAAGCGGAGACACCGGCGCTAAAGGAGCCCTGCCTTGGGCCTGCACTAGGGAACACACTCCTTgggttttgcttctttttttttttttttcctctctctctctctcttccatttctttcaaaCAAGGGAGTGGCGGGTcctcctttttcttcttattcttcttcttgaAGATTTTGGGAACTGTTAAAAAAAGAAgcaaccttttttttaattaaaaaataaataaagcaccCTTCTTCTCTAACACTCATGTGTTTGGGGGGATAAGTTGGCATGCCACTACCAATACAGATTCCCTCACGCCTTCAACCATTCCATTCCCTTCTCACCAGATCCTAGgaacccctttttttttaatctcagtttttgcatatttttgGTCTCAATAAATGGACGATAGGTCAAACGCTATAGTATATAGCACAatatttagcttttattttattttacattgtttttatttattaatctttatttaagtcacttaaaaaaatagtttaattagtAACCATCAAGCGTTTGATTCGACTATCAATACGATATATCAAATCTATTATTGAGTAAGAGATTGTATCTtagaataaattgatttaacaaTTCGTGtcaaaaataagatttaaaattaaaatacaaattatttgaaaattgaaatttagtttaaaatggAACAGATTCAGAATGAAGAGTGGGAAGATAGATTTGGAAGGTGAGGTTGTTGTTGATTAAAGGGGTGGGGACAAAGAGACACCCATGTTTCTTACTAATGCAGAGATTTATTCAACTTGTATGGAATAGTAATGgcccatcatcatcatcatgttGGCTTTTATCACCCAAAGCTAGCTTACTTTTTTAGCATCTCTACGATGAAAGTGTGTAGTTGAATGACTTTTGATTTTTCAAGTTtccactatttttattattttttcttttatactcTTTTACTTTTGTTCTATCAAGTGGAGAAATTTGAGGAATTAATGCATCCATCCGTAACAAagatatactaaaataaattcatattccatgcacttccaaaaaattaaatataattattatacttttaataattgACTTTATATTAGCTACTTTGACCGGGGAGGATTAGTTTGGTTTACTATTTGAACTTTGGGTTAGAATGTAATCTAAAGTTCAAAgtgt
This sequence is a window from Gossypium raimondii isolate GPD5lz chromosome 5, ASM2569854v1, whole genome shotgun sequence. Protein-coding genes within it:
- the LOC105771186 gene encoding serine/threonine-protein kinase PBL35, with amino-acid sequence MADNNCDCWTFLKRGVCNSSSSTTHSANTIPRTSLVYDAATETRCLNASNRELFPPNEARLSSDNLDPPTSTKTKSPRQLLQFTFQELKSATGNFRPDSILGEGGFGYVFKGWIEENGTAPAKPGSGITVAVKSLKLDGLQGHREWVVEVAFLGQLHHPNLVKLIGYCIEEDHRLLVYEFMTRGSLENHLFRRTIPLPWSNRIKITLGAAKGLAFLHGGPEPVIYRDFKTSNILLDSEYNAKLSDFGLAKAGPQGDKTHVSTRVVGTYGYAAPEYVMTGHLTSKSDVYSFGVVLLEILTGRRSMDKKRPSGEQNLVTWARPYLADKRKLYQLVDPRLELNYSLKGVLKVSQLAYSCLHRDPKARPTMDEVVKVLSQLQDLNDLAILSHHSRLSQQGRRKKKPEGSKSTKDSPLNIGKHRKDEIKLQLCK